Proteins found in one Fusarium oxysporum Fo47 chromosome V, complete sequence genomic segment:
- a CDS encoding FMN adenylyltransferase: protein MISTPPPRSLRDKCLELQQKVEAFIAEEADTQTLRDVQDQVRKSIEVVDEALEKYRPEQISLSYNGGKDCLVLLILLLARMGRHYYSTSDTTNGTSELTPPEKLQCVYIVAAHPFPEVDTFVETSSEEYGLEVARYVLPMKKGLEIYLEERPSIKAVFVGTRRTDPHGENLTFFDPTDAGWPSFMRIHPVIDWHYVQIWAFIRHLGIEYCPLYDQGYTSLGGIKDTHPNPHLKKQGQNGEGFRPAYELTQDDEERLGRDS from the exons ATGATATCGACCCCGCCACCCCGCTCCTTGCGCGACAAGTGTCTCGAGCTCCAGCAAAAGGTCGAGGCGTTTATTGCTGAGGAGGCTGATACACAGACATTGCGCGATGTACAAGATCAGGTCCGCAAGTCGATAGAGGTCGTGGATGAGGCGTTGGAGAAATATCG ACCGGAACAAATATCGTTATCATATAATGGCGGAAAGGACT GCCTCGTCCTGTTaatcctcctcctcgctcgCATGGGCCGACATTACTATTCCACATCCGACACGACCAACGGCACTTCCGAACTTACACCCCCCGAAAAGCTCCAATGCGTATACATCGTCGCCGCGCATCCCTTTCCCGAAGTTGACACGTTCGTCGAGACATCCAGCGAAGAATACGGCCTCGAAGTTGCGCGCTACGTGTTACCGATGAAGAAGGGGCTAGAGATATACCTTGAGGAACGACCGAGTATCAAGGCTGTGTTTGTGGGAACGAGAAGAACGGACCCTCATGGTGAGAACTTGACGTTCTTTGATCCGACGGACGCTGGCTGGCCGTCGTTTATGAGAATACATCCTGTTATTGACTGGCATTACG TCCAAATCTGGGCT TTTATTCGACACCTCGGCATTGAGTACTGCCCTCTATACGACCAAGGCTACACGAGTCTAGGCGGTATAAAGGACACACATCCAAACCCCCATCTGAAGAAGCAGGGTCAAAATGGAGAGGGTTTCCG
- a CDS encoding phosphate transporter, which yields MLVAAVCEFSGSVSVGSRVADTIRTKIVDPHHYDSSPGVLLLVMMCTIMSSSLFLTFATRQGLPVSTTHSLIGGLVGAATASIGITKINWGWHGVSQIFAAWIIAPLIAGCMGFVLFMFTKKFILTKQTAVRRAFYSIPFYTYLTVGALTMLLVWKGIHTINLSTRDIVISVFATASGMTLLQIFFLLPFLWTRIMHEDWTLKWYHVFQGPLLLWRSPPPPTPAGFTKPRIRDYYQGHLTREELNHLRTSETLLQSIQTPDGQLPDLDRDDEWILPPPAQTPPKTPPGRFEPRASSEFIPPRPDGSWNSPKVMAWKVNRVLLRGLEKDVVAMQKRNNILNWDLEDMHARSAHYDNRAEYMYSALQILTAATASFVHGANDVSNAVAPFTTAYQVWSSGGIPEFVAIPIWILVVGGACIVVGLLTYGYHVMRTLGNRLTLISPSRGFCMELASAITVLMATRLSLPVSTTQCITGATVGVGLANGDWRCINPKLVLWIYMGWLITLPVTGVISGCFMALIINAPRWDG from the coding sequence ATGCTCGTAGCAGCAGTTTGCGAATTCAGTGGCAGTGTATCTGTTGGGTCTCGAGTGGCAGATACCATCCGAACGAAGATTGTCGACCCTCATCACTACGACAGTTCACCCGGTGTTTTACTTCTTGTCATGATGTGCACTATCATGTCGTCCTCGCTCTTCCTGACATTCGCGACTCGACAAGGATTACCCGTTTCAACTACTCATTCGCTCATCGGAGGACTCGTCGGAGCAGCTACAGCGTCGATAGGCATCACAAAGATCAATTGGGGATGGCATGGTGTGTCTCAGATCTTTGCGGCGTGGATCATTGCGCCGTTGATCGCAGGCTGTATGGGGTTTGTGCTGTTCATGTTCACCAAGAAGTTCATCTTGACAAAACAAACAGCTGTTAGGAGGGCATTCTACTCCATCCCGTTCTATACCTACTTGACAGTAGGTGCACTCACGATGCTTCTCGTTTGGAAAGGGATCCATACTATCAACCTATCTACTCGAGACATCGTCATCTCAGTCTTTGCGACAGCTTCTGGGATGACTCTCCTCCAAATATTCTTTCTCCTTCCCTTCCTATGGACGAGAATAATGCACGAGGATTGGACTCTCAAATGGTATCATGTCTTTCAAGGACCACTCCTCCTCTGGCGATCACCACCTCCACCGACACCAGCTGGGTTCACTAAGCCTCGCATCAGAGACTACTACCAGGGGCATCTCACGCGGGAGGAACTCAACCACCTACGTACCTCCGAAACTCTTCTCCAATCGATTCAAACACCAGACGGCCAGTTACCCGATCTTGATCGTGACGATGAATGGATTCTCCCACCGCCAGCTCAAACACCACCCAAAACGCCCCCAGGTCGCTTCGAGCCTCGCGCCTCATCGGAATTCATACCTCCCCGCCCCGACGGCTCATGGAACAGTCCTAAGGTAATGGCATGGAAAGTCAACCGCGTGCTACTCCGCGGACTGGAGAAGGACGTCGTGGCTATGCAGAAGCGGAACAATATCCTCAACTGGGATTTGGAGGACATGCACGCTCGATCCGCGCACTATGATAACCGTGCAGAGTACATGTATTCCGCTCTTCAGATCCTCACCGCCGCAACAGCATCTTTTGTCCACGGGGCAAACGACGTCAGTAACGCAGTCGCCCCGTTCACAACAGCATATCAAGTATGGTCTAGCGGAGGCATACCCGAATTCGTCGCCATACCGATCTGGATCCTCGTCGTAGGCGGTGCATGTATCGTTGTCGGACTGTTGACCTACGGCTACCACGTCATGCGGACGCTAGGCAATCGTTTGACGCTCATCTCGCCAAGTCGTGGTTTCTGCATGGAGCTCGCGAGTGCAATCACGGTGCTCATGGCAACGAGGCTGTCTTTACCCGTGTCTACCACGCAGTGCATTACGGGAGCTACGGTGGGCGTTGGGCTGGCGAATGGGGATTGGAGATGTATTAATCCGAAGCTTGTGCTTTGGATTTACATGGGTTGGTTAATTACGCTGCCGGTGACGGGAGTCATATCGGGCTGTTTCATGGCACTGATCATCAATGCGCCGAGATGGGATGGGTGA
- a CDS encoding uncharacterized protein (of unknown function-domain containing protein), producing MSRLLPRRILLTPLRTTRFSSTFQTRPSPPKLPADQQAEFERLQRAASVSSAFQPEGTTAAATTPATSQVRHTTTPEKTDDVNIGLFRGAPPEFEGDTNPKTGEVGGPKNEPLRWGGEGDWSYNGRVTDF from the coding sequence ATGTCACGCCTTCTCCCCCGCCGCATCCTTCTAACCCCCCTCCGCACAACCcgcttctcctcaaccttccAAACCCGcccatcaccaccaaaacTCCCCGCCGACCAACAAGCGGAATTCGAGCGTCTCCAGCGCGCAGCCTCCGTATCATCCGCCTTCCAGCCCGAAGGAACCACAGCCGCTGCCACCACGCCTGCCACGTCGCAGGTTCGTCACACGACTACGCCCGAAAAGACAGATGATGTAAATATTGGCTTGTTCCGTGGCGCGCCGCCTGAGTTTGAGGGTGATACGAATCCCAAGACTGGCGAGGTTGGAGGGCCAAAGAATGAGCCTTTGAGATGGGGCGGAGAGGGCGATTGGTCTTACAATGGACGAGTTACGGACTTTTAA
- a CDS encoding histone deacetylation protein Rxt3-domain-containing protein — translation MDPRHPPKLPFSPSPYAIVSPFPQVPVPVPVPNPAPFSASPTTTKQPSSTPNGVITIPSAGSASASATTAVFYPLASPTPHSYRIARAESFHHPHVENLSPDQNLAYAAPHSLAQRRPSDTSIYTPTIRHTSHESNHARFQSSTAINSLRTLNREMPPPTSPPQPGAKPPQTQQAHSMMGYGPPPPQPGPPVAVGPPMSFPSGRELPALGALARSGSSNSSMSISSMLGGPPPAMRESQPPPSHYPPHSGPPVSGPGFATAVHASPRMHSATSNYPPFRRPHTPDHQRPYEPRNSPPGHYPTPEVPRYSTPSAYSRHPSGSADHAREPGRLPPGPPPRPSSQPKYPGMPRPMEMGRPPGPEEAYGRRDDMGRPPPGMEYNPERVGLRPNPYEDRYRAERERMGEVEQRERERRERAYSGSDSGRHSIHPGDYGHREPPRNPLPYGRPPDRDPRDMRERDPRDAQWGRPGPDPSYRAPMDHQRHPDYPPGAPYPPHGHSYQGPPPDRYAPSSHPPAQNMPPGPAPYESPDRARMTLIPTQQPQHSHRRPEEGPPPPTIAYNGAHGPGQYDSPRHRNSDDASAPNGQRNLLAIQEMNRKGRISPLPQAVQGAQLQQPGPTGEPGIKSEFGRMFAGIGNGVMGVSSPIASTAMPFTNASLAKREDSENITPESGTEAGGKSTKGRRRKLKDDDGKGDDDSSGRATPANRAKRPKTHQHHHHHHHPHHHHHHPADSAPLTGAAPFKNFKTGAPPGEKGLPVPHHHHPPRPIHTHQHQPAKQAVTNSAPVIPPKSKTIISSKAVLESVSDRPRHHLGDFIYDPGLKPGRLVPSTSTHRAFASNPKPLPWDMIKNKENCILTVKVARIHLSSIAREEITSRGYLWGTDVYTDDSDVVAACIHSGWIKGEWAEDVDNSVLDIDQGVADKRRKKPTNSTVDLESEDLITVPPPSGPMSIPAQRDLHVNVLILPRLVKYYSSTRHGISSREFGGDYGHRHSVHDGISYMIKSVRWVENGAQPQARLRGKARRERMRKAMREVKGGLDNINGIDLNKDKEGQIRGGISATWRKKEPEPSTSKDNDPVAEGDKENQSSANDEEDKEKSEAKAQDVEMDDAAETPASEEKTDQ, via the exons ATGGATCCACGGCATCCGCCCAAGCTTCCCTTTTCGCCGTCGCCATACGCTATTGTTTCTCCTTTCCCTCAAGTTCCAGTTCCAGTTCCAGTTCCAAATCCAGCTCCATTTTCcgcttctccaacaacaacaaaacaacCATCGTCAACACCAAACGGTGTCATTACGATCCCTTCTGCTGGTAGCGCCTCGGCCAGCGCGACAACGGCCGTATTCTATCCCCTCGCCTCACCTACTCCGCATTCTTATCGAATCGCGCGCGCCGAAtcttttcatcatcctcatgTTGAGAATTTGAGCCCCGATCAAAACCTTGCGTATGCCGCTCCTCATAGTTTGGCCCAACGACGACCCTCCGACACCTCGATTTATACTCCAACGATCCGCCATACAAGCCACGAATCAAATCACGCGCGTTTCCAAAGCTCTACGGCCATTAACTCTCTCCGAACTCTCAATCGCGAAATGCCCCCTCCGACGTCGCCTCCTCAACCGGGGGCGAAACCGCCGCAAACTCAACAGGCGCACAGCATGATGGGCTACGGTCCACCTCCTCCGCAACCTGGTCCTCCTGTTGCTGTCGGTCCCCCGATGTCTTTTCCTTCAGGTCGCGAACTTCCTGCCCTCGGCGCGCTGGCGAGATCAGGCAGCAGTAACAGCTCCATGTCGATATCGTCAATGTTGGGCGGCCCACCTCCAGCCATGCGCGAATCGCAACCTCCGCCATCGCATTATCCGCCTCATTCTGGGCCACCAGTCTCTGGTCCTGGCTTCGCGACTGCAGTACATGCTTCACCGCGAATGCACTCTGCAACTTCCAACTACCCGCCATTTCGTCGACCTCACACTCCTGATCATCAGCGACCTTACGAGCCCAGAAACTCACCGCCTGGACACTATCCCACACCCGAAGTCCCACGCTACAGCACACCTTCTGCCTATTCAAGGCACCCCTCAGGCTCTGCAGATCATGCAAGAGAACCTGGCAGGTTACCACCGGGGCCCCCTCCAAGGCCGAGCAGCCAGCCTAAGTATCCGGGAATGCCTCGACCGATGGAGATGGGACGACCGCCAGGGCCAGAAGAAGCATATGGACGACGAGATGATATGGGCCGACCTCCGCCTGGCATGGAATACAACCCTGAAAGAGTTGGTTTGCGACCTAACCCGTACGAGGATCGGTATAGGGCAGAACGTGAGCGAATGGGTGAAGTAGAGCAGCGTGAACGCGAAAGAAGAGAGCGCGCATACTCTGGCAGCGATTCGGGAAGACATTCGATACATCCTGGTGACTATGGACACCGCGAACCACCTCGGAATCCTTTACCGTACGGCCGACCGCCTGATCGCGACCCCAGAGACATGCGAGAACGGGATCCCAGAGATGCACAATGGGGTCGCCCAGGCCCTGATCCCAGCTATCGAGCACCTATGGATCATCAGCGACATCCCGATTACCCCCCTGGCGCGCCTTACCCTCCTCATGGCCACTCTTATCAAGGGCCCCCACCCGATCGGTACGCGCCATCCTCACATCCGCCAGCTCAGAATATGCCACCTGGACCGGCACCTTATGAGTCCCCCGATCGAGCACGTATGACTTTGATTCCTACACAACAACCACAACATTCCCATCGAAGGCCAGAGGAAGGGCCTCCACCACCGACAATTGCCTACAACGGAGCTCATGGCCCTGGACAATATGACTCTCCCCGGCATCGAAACAGTGACGACGCTTCAGCTCCGAACGGCCAGCGTAACTTGTTAGCCATTCAGGAGATGAATCGAAAGGGTAGAATTTCACCACTCCCACAAGCGGTACAGGGCGCGCAATTACAGCAACCTGGACCAACTGGTGAGCCTGGAATCAAGAGCGAATTCGGTCGCATGTTTGCGGGTATTGGCAATGGAGTCATGGGAGTTTCAAGTCCCATCGCTTCTACAGCCATGCCTTTTACAAATGCAAGTCTCGCTAAGCGCGAGGACTCGGAGAACATAACACCCGAATCAGGTACAGAGGCAGGAGGCAAGAGCACCAAAGGCAGGAGGAGAAAGCTaaaggatgatgatggaaaaggcgatgatgatagctCAGGACGAGCGACTCCAGCAAACAGGGCAAAGCGTCCCAAGACTCAccagcatcaccatcatcatca TCACCcgcaccatcatcatcatcacccaGCCGACTCCGCGCCATTAACTGGTGCTGCGCCTTTCAAGAACTTCAAGACCGGTGCTCCCCCTGGCGAAAAGGGCCTACCTgttcctcatcaccaccatcctCCTCGACCTATACATACacaccagcaccagccagCGAAACAAGCTGTGACGAACTCGGCTCCGGTCATCCCTCCGAAATCGAAAACAATTATATCATCAAAGGCTGTGTTGGAATCCGTCTCAGACCGACCCAGGCACCATCTTGGAGATTTCATCTACGATCCCGGACTGAAACCTGGGCGATTAGTACCGAGTACCTCTACACACCGAGCTTTTGCTTCCAACCCAAAACCATTGCCATGGGATATGATTAAGAATAAGGAGAATTGTATCCTAACAGTCAAGGTCGCACGAATTCATCTCTCGTCAATCGCAAGAGAAGAGATAACTTCACGAGGATATCTGTGGGGTACTGACGTTTATACCGATGATTCTGATGTTGTTGCGGCGTGCATCCACAGTGGTTGGATCAAGGGAGAATGGGCTGAGGACGTTGACAACTCGGTTTTGGATATTGATCAGGGAGTCGCCGACAAGCGACGTAAGAAGCCAACGAACTCGACTGTCGACCTCGAATCCGAAGACCTCATCACTGTCCCTCCCCCCAGCGGACCCATGTCGATCCCTGCGCAACGCGATCTGCACGTCAACGTTCTGATCCTTCCTCGATTGGTCAAATATTATTCTTCTACGCGACATGGGATATCTAGCCGAGAATTTGGTGGAGACTACGGCCATCGCCACTCGGTTCACGACGGAATAAGTTATATGATCAAGAGTGTACGATGGGTTGAGAACGGCGCACAGCCACAGGCTCGACTTCGCGGCAAAGCTCGACGTGAGCGCATGCGTAAAGCTATGCGCGAGGTTAAAGGAGGCCTCGACAATATCAACGGCATTGAtctcaacaaagacaaagaggGACAAATAAGAGGAGGAATATCTGCCACATGGAGAAAAAAGGAGCCCGAACCATCCACATCGAAGGATAATGACCCCGTAGCAGAAGGCGACAAAGAGAATCAGTCATCTGCAaacgacgaagaagacaaagaaaagagcGAGGCAAAGGCTCAGGACgtggagatggatgatgccGCCGAAACTCCAGCCTCAGAGGAGAAGACGGATCAATGA
- a CDS encoding Glyoxalase/Bleomycin resistance protein/Dihydroxybiphenyl dioxygenase, with the protein MPFSHVALSVGEHYVEMRDFYKAVLAPLGYELKFEGTGNKGAQYCSFGVKNGAPDFWLGGGGPDLKKYDGNLENRTAPVHVAFDGENQKHVDEWYDTAIKAGAADNGKPGLREYRPGYYAAFVLDPVGNNIEVLHMS; encoded by the exons ATGCCTTTCAGTCACGTTGCCCTCTCTGTCGGCGAACACTACGTCGAGATGCGCGACTTCTACAAAGCCGTTCTCGCTCCTCTTGGCTATGAACTCAAGTTCGAAGGCACAGGCAACAAAGGAGCTCAGTACTGTAGTTTTGGCGTCAAGAATGGCGCTCCAGACTTTTGGCTTGGCGGCGGTGGCCCTGACTTGAAGAAATATGACGGCAATCTTGAGAACAGAACTGCACCAGTTCATGTCGCTTTTGATGGTGAGAACCAGAAGCATGTCGACGAGTGGTACGACACAGCTAT TAAAGCTGGAGCTGCTGATAATGGAAAGCCTGGGCTGAGGGAGTATAGACCTGGATACTATGCGGCGTTTGTTCTTGATCCTGTTGGCAACAACATTGAGGTTCTTCACATGTCTTAG
- a CDS encoding multicopper oxidase-domain-containing protein, with the protein MYFSLSSLIFLPLLLQSFITSVSATYWNNTKKFDLTITWENYAPDGFSRKMLLVNGQSPGPVLEINQDDLVVVKVHNQSPEELTIHYHGLEMKGTPWTDGVPGVTQHPIKPGCSFTYKFHATQYGSFWYHSHHRGQIEDGLYGAIIIHPRPHEPNPFHLISDDKETLREIAKATKHVKPVVISDFVHLTSTEKWDMTVAAGIEDSCYDSILFNGKGRVECLPKDVVEANLNEIQKSYLELVPGGAEFTDKACLPASALNAIAGGLGNEEALLPGTFSGCKETEGQIEVIRVSNKHHSSSKWVAFDIVAAVNFVNGVFSIDGHDVWVYAMDGSYIQPQKVQAIAATNGDRYSILVKIEKSGEFKMRFNSNSAPQIITGHAILSVEGFGYAQEVEPWINLVGIPVSKDVVVFNQMVAFPYPPVSISPTADVTFNLSMEIRGASYLWALNSTGLMSKDLDEQRPTLFNPQPYVHNNVTISTKLGQWVDLVFVAAMFPQPPHPIHKHGSKMYMLGTGTGPFRWSSVEEAAKEIPDQFNLINPPRRDAFLSAPADKEPSWVVVRYHAADPGPWLLHCHINNHMVGGMMMVIQDGVDAWPEVPEEYAEGGDGE; encoded by the exons ATGTACTTCTcactctcttctctcataTTTCTCCCCTTACTCCTCCAATCGTTCATCACATCAGTATCAGCTACATACTggaacaacaccaagaagttTGACCTTACTATAACATGGGAGAATTACGCTCCAGATGGCTTCTCACGAAAGATGCTGCTCGTAAATGGGCAGTCTCCTGGACCTGTGCTTGAGATCAACCAGGATGATTTGGTGGTAGTGAAAGTCCACAATCAGTCCCCAGAAGAACTCACTATTCATTACCATG GACTGGAAATGAAAGGCACACCATGGACTGACGGTGTTCCCGGCGTTACACAACACCCCATTAAACCAGGATGCAGCTTCACTTACAAGTTCCACGCCACACAATATGGAAGTTTCTGGTAtcactctcatcatcggGGCCAAATCGAAGATGGTCTTTACGGAGCTATCATCATTCACCCACGACCCCACGAGCCGAACCCGTTTCACTTGATCTCCGACGATAAAGAGACTCTGCGTGAGATCGCGAAAGCGACGAAACATGTCAAGCCAGTTGTTATTTCTGACTTTGTGCACCTAACTTCTACGGAGAAGTGGGATATGACTGTAGCAGCTGGAATTGAAGATTCATGCTATGATTCGATCCTCTTTAATGGCAAGGGAAGAGTCGAGTGTCTGCCAAAGGATGTCGTGGAAGCCAATCTCAACGAGATCCAGAAGAGCTACCTTGAGTTGGTACCAGGCGGGGCTGAGTTCACTGACAAAGC CTGCCTTCCTGCGTCTGCTCTTAATGCCATCGCCGGTGGTCTAGGCAACGAAGAAGCTCTCCTCCCAGGAACATTCTCCGGCTGCAAAGAAACAGAAGGCCAAATCGAAGTCATCAGAGTCTCTAATAAACACCACTCTTCCTCAAAATGGGTCGCTTTCGACATAGTTGCTGCAGTCAACTTTGTCAATGGCGTCTTCTCCATCGATGGTCACGATGTGTGGGTATACGCTATGGACGGCTCTTACATCCAACCTCAGAAAGTCCAAGCCATTGCCGCCACAAACGGAGATCGATATTCCATTCTTGTCAAGATTGAAAAGTCTGGAGAGTTCAAGATGAGGTTCAATTCGAATAGTGCGCCGCAGATCATTACTGGCCATGCCATTCTCTCCGTTGAGGGCTTCGGTTACGCACAAGAGGTTGAACCGTGGATCAACCTCGTGGGTATCCCTGTGTCAAAGGATGTCGTGGTTTTTAACCAGATGGTGGCATTTCCTTATCCCCCAGTGTCAATTTCGCCAACTGCTGATGTCACCTTTAATCTAAGCATGGAGATCAGAGGTGCTTCGTATCTCTGGGCTTTGAACAGCACAGGTCTTATGTCAAAGGATCTCGACGAGCAGCGACCTACACTCTTCAACCCACAGCCTTATGTTCACAACAACGTCACTATTTCAACAAAATTGGGACAATGGGTAGATCTTGTCTTCGTGGCAGCGATGTTTCCCCAACCTCCGCATCCCATCCACAAGCACGGTTCAAAGATGTACATGCTAGGCACAGGAACTGGTCCTTTCAGGTGGAgttctgttgaagaagctgcgaAGGAGATTCCCGACCAATTCAATCTGATTAATCCGCCGCGGAGAGATGCGTTTCTTTCGGCGCCGGCGGATAAGGAGCCGAGTTGGGTTGTAGTTCGATATCATGCTGCTGATCCTGGACCTTGGTTGTTGCACTGTCATATCAACAATCATATGGTTGggggcatgatgatggttaTTcaggatggtgttgatgcttGGCCGGAAGTTCCTGAGGAGTACGCTGAGGGTGGTGATGGAGAGTGA
- a CDS encoding amino acid permease-domain-containing protein has translation MVHQGRDSSEIPPKYTLLIPSLHTCLHSSFTTVIRTTFTMEFPPEKEHRKSPDDDVENLPHSDLPRPTQQDLLQRSLSARQVQMIAIGGTIGTGLFLGTGKSLATGGPASILIAYAIVGAIVFTTMLALGEMAAFIPVAGSFCTFAGRFVDDAFGFALTWNYWFNDAVSTASDLVALQLVLQYWTDNFPGWALSLIFWVVLIGVNIISVKAYGELEYWLSLLKVITIVVFIVMGIVVNCGGNETGEYIGGKYWHIPGAPFVGGIGGFASVFVTASFAYGGTESIAITAGETKDPTRNLPKVVKNVFWRIILFYLLSILLIGLNVPYNYPDLNSKETRTSPFTIVFEMTGAKAAGSVINAVILTSVLSAGNHALFAGVRLMYTLAIEGHAPKVLGKLNRNRVPWVAVLVTGFVAGLCFGSSFIGAGDLWNWLQNIVGVSNQLSWISIGITSIRFRQALALQGKTHLLPFKNWTYPYGPWICVILNSFLVLVQGWSCFSPKFDGVSFVSFYIELPVMLLMFVVWKLVKKTRFVGLSEMDLETDVHTIEEKVTEETGWKTKVKNVVTWLF, from the exons ATGGTTCATCAAGGAAGGGATAGTAGTGAAATACCACCCAAATACACTTTGCTT ATTCCAAGTTTACATACATGTCTTCACTCATCTTTCACAACTGTGATTAGGACAACATTCACAATGGAGTTCCCGCCAGAAAAAGAACATCGCAAATCTCCTGACGATGACGTCGAGAATCTACCGCACAGCGATCTCCCGCGACCCACGCAACAGGATCTGCTGCAGCGCTCGCTCTCAGCGCGCCAGGTGCAGATGATTGCTATTGGCGGCACGATCGGGACAGGTCTGTTTCTCGGCACTGGAAAGTCCCTTGCCACGGGTGGGCCAGCGTCGATATTGATCGCCTATGCTATCGTGGGTGCTATCGTGTTTACGACCATGTTGGCTCTGGGAGAGATGGCGGCGTTTATACCCGTTGCTGGAAGTTTTTGTACTTTTGCAGG AcgttttgttgatgatgcttttGGCTTCGCTCTCACTTGGAATTATTGGTTCAACGACGCTGTATCCACAGCTTCAGATCTCGTCGCTCTCCAGCTCGTTCTTCAATACTGGACCGACAACTTCCCCGGCTGGGCCCTCAGTCTGATTTTCTGGGTTGTTCTCATCGGCGTCAACATTATTTCCGTCAAAGCATATGGTGAACTAGAGTACTGGCTCAGTCTGCTAAAAGTCATCACCATTGTTGTTTTCATCGTCATGGGAATCGTTGTTAATTGCGGTGGAAATGAGACGGGAGAGTATATCGGTGGGAAATATTGGCATATCCCTGGTGCGCCTTTTGTTGGAGGTATTGGTGGCTTTGCCTCTGTTTTTGTCACTGCTTCTTTTGCTT ATGGTGGAACTGAGAGTATTGCCATCACGGCTGGCGAGACTAAGGATCCTACGAGAAATCTCCCCAAGGTCGTCAAGAACGTCTTTTGGCGTATCATTCTCTTCTA CCTTCTCTCAATTCTTCTCATCGGTCTCAACGTCCCTTACAACTACCCCGATCTCAACTCCAAGGAGACTCGCACATCTCCTTTCACCATCGTTTTTGAGATGACGGGCGCCAAAGCTGCCGGAAGTGTCATCAACGCCGTTATTCTCACCAGTGTTCTCTCCGCCGGCAACCATGCACTGTTCGCTGGCGTGAGATTGATGTACACTCTTGCAATCGAGGGTCATGCGCCCAAGGTCCTTGGGAAACTCAACAGAAACAGAGTACCTTGGGTTGCTGTCCTAGTGACAGGATTTGTGGCTGGTCTCTGCTTTGGTTCGAGTTTCATTGGAGCAGGAGATTTGTGGAATTGGCTTCAGAA TATCGTCGGTGTATCGAACCAACTCAGCTGGATCTCCATCGGCATCACATCAATCCGCTTCCGCCAAGCCCTCGCACTACAAGGCAAAACCCATCTTCTACCCTTCAAGAACTGGACCTACCCCTACGGACCCTGGATCTGCGTCATTCTCAACAGCTTCCTCGTTCTCGTTCAAGGCTGGAGTTGTTTCAGTCCCAAATTTGATGGTGTCAGTTTTGTCAGCTTTTACATCGAGCTACCCGTCATGCTGCTCATGTTTGTGGTGTGGaagcttgtcaagaagacAAGGTTCGTGGGGTTGAGCGAGATGGATCTTGAGACGGATGTTCATACGATTGAGGAGAAGGTTACGGAGGAGACAGGGTGGAAGACGAAGGTTAAGAATGTGGTTACTTGGTTGTTTTAA